A segment of the Necator americanus strain Aroian chromosome IV, whole genome shotgun sequence genome:
TTAGACTTTCTCCAGGTAAATGTTTTGTTTGAGGTAAAATCCACGGGCTTTCATAGTTTGCCTGCCCCATTCGTTGTCGTACAATCAGTAAGAGCTTTCGGTCTAACATCCTTCTCAAACTACGCTCATCCTTATCCTCACTTGAATGTGGGTTGTTCAGTCCAAGACTAAAAATTCATTTGAGAAGTCATGGAAAAACTGATAATCGGAAAAAAACGATTAACCGCACCTTTCCATTAGCTGTTCCCCCTCTTTATTCCATTCATCTTCGATCTGGGCATTAGTTATACCAATCTGCTCATCAAGTTCTGACAACTCTTTTCCTTCACGCTCCAATTCTGCTCGTTTCGCAATAAGTCTGACAAAGAACAAGAACAGTGCGAAAAACAGAACGAGAAGGTTTCTTGGACTCTTTATTCTCTGTCAGGGGTTACGAACAAACCGCTGTATAGTTAATTCTGTGGAGTTGAGCACTGGTGATGCAAAACAGGAAATTGTTGTAATTCTATAGTAACCCACTTAAGAGTTATCTATTATTTCTAGGAACTCTCCTTAGATATAATAAATGTCGATAGTTTAGAAGTTATTGTTCAAGTCCTAACCCCAGGCCACTGATTTAGAAAAACTTAAGAATTTTCGATGAGTAACGGCTATCACTGAAAAGGTAACTTATGGTATCTTTCAAGATTACAAAATTGACAATTGACAAAATTGGCACAAATTTAGGGCTACTTGTAGCGCTAACAGCGTAACCGTGTGCTTAACCAAGACAATAGAACACAGATACTATATTATAATTGTAATGATCCGAATATCTTAATCCGTAACCAAAATAGACCTCTTGACAAAGTTTCAGTTGTGAAAATGGTTGACATTTCTACAGTTAATGTGAATAATGCCTTCACTCACTTCTCATCACTTAGAGATTTTAGCTCAAAATCGCACAGCAAGCTTTTCTCGCGTTCTTCTTCAAGTTGCAACCTTTGGAAACTAAAAATACTGATATTTTGTGAACAATTGAGTCCTACTAGCAATAAAATTCAGATATCTGTTCCATTCTGtacttcttttcaatttcggTCATGGGTGGAGCTATTATCTGCGGTCTCGATAATGCCACTGATACCACTACATCCCATCTCGTTCGAAGCAGTGCCGACAACCGCATTCCTATTAGAAAACGGAACAAACGTAACTATTAAACCCTTGCGTGAGTAATACATATGGAGGATACAACGATAAAGTATACAGTCGGCAAGTtccaattaataataataataatactgaaTTGTAATATAAACTACTTTATCCTGCTATTAAAACTATCAACGTAAAAACATAAACACAGCGATGAGCAGAGGTAGCGTTTAACTacataacaaaatttttcattctccttTGTATGAAGGTGGTCGCTTCTCAGAAAAGGCTTGCAAACCTTCGAGACGATCTTTTGTGGGTATCACCTAAAGACGTTATTAACAAGAACCGTTTGATTGGAGTGAAACAAGATTGGAATCCGAATAAAGCGAATTTCGAGTCGCTCGAAATATCGACAActtagaaaaacagaaaaaaaatcaatgtgaagaaaaattgacttCTCTCGAAGTCAATATACTTTTGGAAAGGAAATCCCATCGAATCCAACATTTGtcatgaagaaaatgatgagTGAAGGAAATGATGACCCAACAGTATTCCAGAACTCACTTGAGCGTAGCATTGTTGTTCAACCACTAAGCCATTGCCTAACGAGACTTCTGATCCAGTGTTAACTGCTATCTTGCTAAGACGAACAGCGATGGGACCCTCAAACATAAAATGGTTGacacaaaaaacaagaaacagatgaaaaaacaaaaatgagcaaTGAGCAAAAAGTGGACGATTGACACAAGAGGAAAATGCAAAGGTGTCgctatgatttttattttatttctgtatgATTTTTGATTCCTGTATGCTGTACAGAGATGCTCAATGAATATAactattgtattttattctgtCCATCTATTCATGAATTATTTTGTCTTTCTACTTGAGCAAAATGTACATTTTGCCGAAGCTGCATAAGAATTGCATAACAACACCCTCATCAGTGGTCGAAAAACAATCTCAACACTgataaatatatgaaaaaaaccTAAATACCAACAACTAATTTATGGCTCACTAATAAACAATTTATGTATGTTTCTCCACTTACTCTTGGCACAATTTCCCGTGCGATTTCCAAAGCCTTGGAAAAGGCATCCGATTTTGTGCAGTGGTTCACGAGACCTATCCGATGTGCCTCTTCCCCACTAATCATACGTCCTGTAAAAATGAGTTCCTTGGCCATTGAAGCTCCAACAGCACGAGTGAGACGCTGGGTTCCCCCTTAAACACTGGTATGCGTACGAGATTCTAATGCGGAAATGGTCACGAATTGACCTCACCTGCTCCAGGTATAATTGCCAATTTTGTTTCCGTCAAACCAATCTTAGAATCGAGTGCTGAACTATTTGAGAGCTCTGTCATTCTTACAAAATGTTCAACGATAAGAAAGGATCAACAATCTACTACAAAACCATCCAAATCAGAAGTTTACTTACATGCCACACGAATATCACATGCAAGTGCCATTTCGAGACCACCTCCTAGAGCATATCCGTCTATGGCTGCTATTACAGGTTGTGGTAGTAGTTCCAGCTGAAGTTTCTAGATTAAATCTCACAACAAGAACAAATCGTACAACGAGACCGTACCTCAGAAAATGAGGCTCGCAGTGAGTCAACGAATACAGGAACTTGCTCAACTGGCATTGACTTTCGTTCCTTCAAATCAGCTCCTAAAAGATTTCGAGCATTCATTAAGCGAACTGAAATAGAACCAC
Coding sequences within it:
- a CDS encoding hypothetical protein (NECATOR_CHRIV.G13572.T1), producing the protein MRLSALLRTRWDVVVSVALSRPQIIAPPMTEIEKNFQRLQLEEEREKSLLCDFELKSLSDEKLIAKRAELEREGKELSELDEQIGITNAQIEDEWNKEGEQLMESLGLNNPHSSEDKDERSLRRMLDRKLLLIVRQRMGQANYESPWILPQTKHLPGESLRETAERCLNEIASGVKASIYGNAPFAVFSHKYPKPLKNRLESEGAKIFFYHAVLTPGSQFSPIKDEVVDYKWVVREEFWSTRSTKKYKACVNSVFLE
- a CDS encoding hypothetical protein (NECATOR_CHRIV.G13573.T1), coding for MVSNPSPPQLKPIVTDCMPEAMPKPLFVHGVQGAEQRSAWMNTSLLLVRSSSRYIAARLLSAQSDPLIVEKLTGKDDGIVLFRMNRPQTKNAISISFLEKLRNSVAAVKFDKNVRVVVLKSDVEGAFCTGADLKERKSMPVEQVPVFVDSLRASFSELELLPQPVIAAIDGYALGGGLEMALACDIRVASLDSKIGLTETKLAIIPGAGGTQRLTRAVGASMAKELIFTGRMISGEEAHRIGLVNHCTKSDAFSKALEIAREIVPRGPIAVRLSKIAVNTGSEVSLGNGLVVEQQCYAQVIPTKDRLEGLQAFSEKRPPSYKGE
- a CDS encoding hypothetical protein (NECATOR_CHRIV.G13572.T2); its protein translation is MRLSALLRTRWDVVVSVALSRPQIIAPPMTEIEKNFQRLQLEEEREKSLLCDFELKSLSDEKLIAKRAELEREGKELSELDEQIGITNAQIEDEWNKEGEQLMESLGLNNPHSSEDKDERSLRRMLDRKLLLIVRQRMGQANYESPWILPQTKHLPGESLRETAERCLNEIASGVKASIYGNAPFAVFSHKYPKPLKNRLESEGAKIFFYHAVLTPGSQFSPIKDEVVDYKWVVREEFWSTRSTKKYKACVNSDNSAGQIEETFDSNEMEAVMET